The sequence AAAGTAAGCATCTTGATTTTTTATGATAGGATAAAGTTTAAATATGTTTAAAATATCTTCTTTTAAAACTTGGATGATTTTTAAGCCTTTATCGGCAAAAATTGAAAGCATAGCCTTTACTAAGGAAGATTTTCCTGTGCCTCTTTCTCCCCAAAGTAGTACGTTATTCGCCGGCAGTCCTTTTACAAACTTTTCTGTATTTTTGACCATCTCTTGTTTTTGATAATCTATACCTATTAAATTATCTATATTTACTTTTGCATAATCTTTAACTGGCTGTAGAGTTGAGTTATAAAATAAAAAAGCAGAGTATTCTTTTAATAAAGAATCTTCAATAAACGGCTCTTTAATGTAAGCTGACAGTATAAGTTCAAGTTTTTTTAGTATCTCGTTAAGCATCTGCTGTTTACTCATATAGCCTTTGAAAATCTTCTTTCTTTTTTGTTTCTTAAATATACATCAAAAGTAGATGCGATATTTCTGATTAAAAGTCTTCCAATAGGCGACACGTCTATTCTATCTGGATATAAGGTTAACAGTCCATCTTCCTCCATTTCTTTTAAGCTTTCTAATTCTTGTTTAAAATACTCATCAAATTTTATGTTGAATTTTTCTTCTATTTCTGATTTTATTAGTCTAAAATGACACATGAGCTTCATTATAACTTCTCTTCTAATAATATCATCTTGTGTTAGATATACACCTCTTTCGATTGGTAGCTGACCATTTTCTACTGGCTCGTAATAATCTCTCAAAACTTTGTAGTTTTGAACGTAAGCATCATAAAGCATGCTTATAGAGGTAGCTCCAAATCCAAAAAGCTCAGCTTCTGCCTTTGTTGTGTATCCTTGGAAGTTTCTATGAAGGGTTCTTTCTCTTTGTGCTATTGCCAACTCATCATTTGGCTTTGCAAAGTGGTCCATACCGATGAACACATAACCTGCTTTTGTAAGCTTTTCTATTGTCATTTGGAGAATTTTTAGTTTTTCCTCCGGTGGCGGAAGAGTTTTTTCGTCTATATTTCTTTGCAATCTTTTAAGCCACGGAACATATGCAAAGTTAAAAACTGCGATCCTATCCGGGTTTAATTTGATGGTTTTATCTATTGTATCTGAAAAGGTTTCAAGTGTTTGATAAGGTAGTCCATAGATTAAATCTATGTTTACACTTTCAAAGCCTGCTTCTCTAAACCATTTCATAACGTTAAAAATCATCTCTTCTGGCTGGATTCTGTTTACAGCTTCTTGTACTTTTGGATTAAAGTCTTGGATTCCAAAGCTTGCTCTGTTAAAACCGATTTTTCTTAGTAGGAAAATTCTATCTCTATCAACATGTCTTGGGTCTATTTCTATTGATATTTCTGCTTTTTCATCTATTTGAAATCTTTTTTTAATCTCATCAAAAAGTTCCACTGTCTCTTCATCTGAAAGATAGTTTGGAGTACCACCACCCCAATGAAGCTGAACAACCTTTCTATTGTTAACATCTATAAGAGTTTTGTATAAGTCCATCTCTTTATAAATATGGTCTAAATAAGGCTTAACTACTTCTTTTCTTCTTGTGATGATTACATTACAACCACAAAAATGACAAGCATTTTCACAAAAGGGAATATGGAAATATAGAGATAACGGTGTTTTTCTTTCATTAGATTGAATTATTTTCTTTACATACTCAGCTTTATCTATATCCGGTGTAAATTCTGTAGCCGGTGGATAACTGGTATATCTTGGCGCTGGCTTGTCGTATTTCTTTATCATATTAATATTAAACTCTACTTTTTGAGACAAAAATTCCATATTTATCACTCCTTTTTGATGCTAATTATCTAATCATATTATAATTTAAATTACTTCTTGTCAAATTTTTATGATGGATCTTAAGGAGTATTAACACCCTCATTCAAAATAACGTTAAAGAACTATTATTATGATTTAAATCATATATTTAACTCTCTAATTATTTAAAAATGGTTTATATAAAAAATTTTTTATAAATTTAAAATATGGAGACTAAGATGGGTAAAAGTAAAAAGATTTTTATTTTTGTAGTTTTGATAATCGTTTTAATAGCTGTCTTTTCTGTCATTAGAAAGAAACGAGAGTTGGCAAGCTTTGAAAAACCCAAAAGCTATCCGTTGGTAGTAAATACATCTAACGTAAAACAAGGAGAGCTTGAATCTTATCAAAAATTCTTAGGAGAATTTAGACCAGAGAATGATGCTCTTGTAAGTTCAAAGATTAGTGCAACGGTTTTATACGTTGCAAACGAAGGAACAAGGGTTAAAAAAGGAGATTTAGTTTTTAAGTTGGATTCCAGTGATATAGAATCAAACATATCAGCTTTGACATACTCTCAAAAAGCTATTTTAGACCAAATAGATAGTGCAAAAGCTCAGGTCGAAGCATCAAATACACAGTACATAAATGCTAAAAAAGAGTATGAAAGATACAAAGGACTTTATGAAAAAGAGCTTATCTCTAAAGAACAGTTAGAAAATATGGAAAATCTATATAAACAAGCTTTGGCTAATAAAGAAAATGCTTTAGGTAAAGTAAAACAGTTAGAAGACCAAGCTAAATCTGTAGCCGGTCAAATAGAGTCTTTAAAATCTAATTTAAGATATACAGAATATAGAGCTCCTTTTGATGGAGTTGTGGCAAATAAATTTGTTAACGTTGGAGATGTGGCTTTGGCAGGTAAGCCGGTGGTTGAAATTGTAGGAAGTGGGAAATACTTAGTTTACGTCAACGTTCCAACAGAATTGGCTTTGAAGGTAAATAAAGGAGATGTAGAAAAAGTTAGCTATAACGGTCAGTCTGTTGATGCTGCTGTGGAAGATGTCTTACAATCTGCTCAAAATAATCTATCAATCATAAAACTTTCTGTTTCAAATAATCCTTTCAATCTGCCTGCTCATACATTTGTTGATGTTTTTATAAAAGAAGGTAGATGTGATGGCTTTATAGTCCATGCTAATTCTGTGGTAAAAAAAGCAGATGGTTATTATGTGATAGGAATAAAAGACTCAAAGGCTCATTTAGTTCCTGTTGTAGTGAAAGCTAAAACATTAACTGAGGCATGCGTTGATGGTAATTTAAGCACAATAGATAAAGTAGTTGTCGGAGATGAGTCTTTGCTACAAAGAATTTATGAAGGTCAAAAGCTTATTGAATTTAGAGGTGAAAACTGATGCTAAAATGGTATATATCTAAACCTCACTTTATATTTTCAATTTTAATTGCTTTTACTTTTATGGGAATTATCGGATTTTTCTCTATGCCAAGGGATTTATTTCCACCGGCTGATAGACCTCAAATAGCAGTGGTAGTTCAAGAGCCGGGAGCAACTGCGAAATACATAGCAGACCATACAGCATCTGTTATTGAAAGACAGCTTTATACTATAAGCGGTATAAGAAGAGTATATTCAACATCAAATGATGGATTTTGTACAGTTACAGCAGAATTTCATTATTCTAAGCCATTAGCAGAGGCAAAAACAGACGTAGCCAATGCTCTTAGTAAAGTCCAAAACCTACTTCCAAAGGATATACTGCCACCACAGATATATGAAATAACGTCTTACACACCACCTGTAATGGTTTTAACTGTAAGTCCTAAGAAAGATTCTCATTTGTCTTTGGAAGATGTAAGGTATATAGCAGAAAATCAAATTAAAAATGAAATACTTAGAACAAATGCGGTAGCAAATGTAGATGTTTTTGGAGGCTATATAAAAGAAGTACATATTCAAATAGACAATGCCAAATTAAGCTCTTATGGATTGTCTCCTCAGGATGTGATCAATGCTATCCAAAAATCAAACAATGATATGCCACTTGGAATAATGATTAACAAAGATACACAAAACACGTTTATCTTAAAAACAGAGGCAAAAAGTTTAGATGAACTAAAAAACATTCAGATAACAAAAGATGTTAAGCTTAGCGATGTTGCAAAAGTAGAGTTTGGCATCAAGCCACCTACTGCAATGTATCAAGGAAATGGAAAAGAGGGAATAGCTCTTGCAATTCAAAGACCTTATGGCGGAGCTGTTTTAAGCACAATTTCAGCGGTTGAAGAGGTTCTGCCAAAAATAAAGGCTCAATTTCCACAGTTAAATATAGATATATCAGACACACAAAAAGAGTTAGTTAAACTAAGTAATGAAAATATGCTTGAGGCTTTAAGAGATGCAATAATCTTTACATCTTTGGTAATCTTTTTATTCTTAGCAAACCTAAGAATGACTATCATCGCAGGTTTATCAATACCTTTTGTTTATTTGGCTACCATAGCCTTTATGTGGCTTTTTGGTATAGGATTTAACACAGTTTCTTTGACAGGTGTAATTTTAGCTCTTGGTATGCTTGTTGATGATGCGATAGTTATTTTAGAGAATATAGAAAGACATCTATTTGAATTAAAAAAATCACCTGTTGAAGCTGCAATAGATGGAACAAAAGAAGTTATGCTTGTAGTTTTTGGTGGCACTGTTGCAACTGCTGCGGTCATATTTCCGATGCTGTTTGTTGGAGATTTTCCGGAAAAAATATTTAGACCATTAGCAGGCACACTCTTGATTGCTATCTTTGTATCTTACGTTGTTTCAATCACTTTAATTCCAATTTTAGCAATCAAGTTTTTGAAAAATGCAGATAAAAAATCAGTTTGGGAGCTTAAAATCAATCAATTTATGTTGGCATGGCTAAATCCTTTAAAAAATATTTACATAGATTGGATAAAAACGCTGATTCACAAAAAGAAAATAAGACCTCTTGCTGTTATGCCTCTTGTAATGTTGTTTGTTATAAGTTTAAGACTTATTCCTTTTACTGGAAGAGATTTAATGCCACCGATGGATACAGGAATTGTTAAGGCAAACGTTGTTTTTAACAGTAATACATCCATTTGGCAGGTAAACCAGGAAGTTAAAAAAATTCAAGATTATATTTACTCTCTTGGAAATGTAAAAAGAGTTTCTGTTGCAATAGGAACTGAACCGGGAGTTTTAACGATCAGTGGTGGAACACCTCAAACCGCATCATTTACAATAGCATTTGTCAATAGATTTGAAAGAAAAGAAACAATATGGCAGCTTGAAGACAAAATAAGGGATTATATTCACACTTTACCTAACGTAAAGTATGCTGATGTTTATGACTACGGAGCAACGGCTTTATCATCAATAAAAGCAAATCTTGATACAACTCTTTACTCAGATAATCTTGAAGCTTTAAATAAAACAGGAAACGCAATTTTAGAGATAGCAAACAATACACCGGGACTAAAATCAGCATCTAAAAGCTGGGACATGGATAAGATTGAGTATGAGTTTAAAATAGATAAACAAAAAACAGCTCTTTATAATACAACTC comes from Sulfurihydrogenibium sp. and encodes:
- a CDS encoding efflux RND transporter permease subunit, producing the protein MLKWYISKPHFIFSILIAFTFMGIIGFFSMPRDLFPPADRPQIAVVVQEPGATAKYIADHTASVIERQLYTISGIRRVYSTSNDGFCTVTAEFHYSKPLAEAKTDVANALSKVQNLLPKDILPPQIYEITSYTPPVMVLTVSPKKDSHLSLEDVRYIAENQIKNEILRTNAVANVDVFGGYIKEVHIQIDNAKLSSYGLSPQDVINAIQKSNNDMPLGIMINKDTQNTFILKTEAKSLDELKNIQITKDVKLSDVAKVEFGIKPPTAMYQGNGKEGIALAIQRPYGGAVLSTISAVEEVLPKIKAQFPQLNIDISDTQKELVKLSNENMLEALRDAIIFTSLVIFLFLANLRMTIIAGLSIPFVYLATIAFMWLFGIGFNTVSLTGVILALGMLVDDAIVILENIERHLFELKKSPVEAAIDGTKEVMLVVFGGTVATAAVIFPMLFVGDFPEKIFRPLAGTLLIAIFVSYVVSITLIPILAIKFLKNADKKSVWELKINQFMLAWLNPLKNIYIDWIKTLIHKKKIRPLAVMPLVMLFVISLRLIPFTGRDLMPPMDTGIVKANVVFNSNTSIWQVNQEVKKIQDYIYSLGNVKRVSVAIGTEPGVLTISGGTPQTASFTIAFVNRFERKETIWQLEDKIRDYIHTLPNVKYADVYDYGATALSSIKANLDTTLYSDNLEALNKTGNAILEIANNTPGLKSASKSWDMDKIEYEFKIDKQKTALYNTTPYDVAVQVSAGLQGQISSVLTIPNETGFLIRVILSPEQRSYIDQFKSYLIKTPKGFVPLEALGEFTQKAEPTIITRQALDYTQDIYGYRGTNAISHIMENFQKEFEKYAKNHPGFPLPNIKIEQTGDIQQMMDSMGRMFKAILIGLVILYLVLAAVFKSWKDPVAIMLAIPLSIIGGSWSLLIADKHMCLPAIMGFILLAGIIVKNSILIIEFIKTYREKGYSKEEAILESVNIRTRPVMMTAFGTAVGMIPIALEWAIGLERLSPLAVVAIGGLIVGTFLSLVYVPFFYYLIDRGEKNEKTANT
- a CDS encoding DUF815 domain-containing protein, whose amino-acid sequence is MLNEILKKLELILSAYIKEPFIEDSLLKEYSAFLFYNSTLQPVKDYAKVNIDNLIGIDYQKQEMVKNTEKFVKGLPANNVLLWGERGTGKSSLVKAMLSIFADKGLKIIQVLKEDILNIFKLYPIIKNQDAYFILFIDDLSFESDEKDFKEFKTILDGGLFEIPENMLFYVTSNKKNLIPIKYFG
- the hemN gene encoding oxygen-independent coproporphyrinogen III oxidase, with product MEFLSQKVEFNINMIKKYDKPAPRYTSYPPATEFTPDIDKAEYVKKIIQSNERKTPLSLYFHIPFCENACHFCGCNVIITRRKEVVKPYLDHIYKEMDLYKTLIDVNNRKVVQLHWGGGTPNYLSDEETVELFDEIKKRFQIDEKAEISIEIDPRHVDRDRIFLLRKIGFNRASFGIQDFNPKVQEAVNRIQPEEMIFNVMKWFREAGFESVNIDLIYGLPYQTLETFSDTIDKTIKLNPDRIAVFNFAYVPWLKRLQRNIDEKTLPPPEEKLKILQMTIEKLTKAGYVFIGMDHFAKPNDELAIAQRERTLHRNFQGYTTKAEAELFGFGATSISMLYDAYVQNYKVLRDYYEPVENGQLPIERGVYLTQDDIIRREVIMKLMCHFRLIKSEIEEKFNIKFDEYFKQELESLKEMEEDGLLTLYPDRIDVSPIGRLLIRNIASTFDVYLRNKKERRFSKAI
- a CDS encoding efflux RND transporter periplasmic adaptor subunit, with product MGKSKKIFIFVVLIIVLIAVFSVIRKKRELASFEKPKSYPLVVNTSNVKQGELESYQKFLGEFRPENDALVSSKISATVLYVANEGTRVKKGDLVFKLDSSDIESNISALTYSQKAILDQIDSAKAQVEASNTQYINAKKEYERYKGLYEKELISKEQLENMENLYKQALANKENALGKVKQLEDQAKSVAGQIESLKSNLRYTEYRAPFDGVVANKFVNVGDVALAGKPVVEIVGSGKYLVYVNVPTELALKVNKGDVEKVSYNGQSVDAAVEDVLQSAQNNLSIIKLSVSNNPFNLPAHTFVDVFIKEGRCDGFIVHANSVVKKADGYYVIGIKDSKAHLVPVVVKAKTLTEACVDGNLSTIDKVVVGDESLLQRIYEGQKLIEFRGEN